A genomic window from candidate division KSB1 bacterium includes:
- a CDS encoding ATP-binding protein produces the protein MQETIQEQDIDKSLKAEAASAHSRINVPLNMENWRHLPEEVQQSLLWLHQHALDNKMSWDELTEAVGYDRSTVFRWLKGTYEGSWQNALRAIKAYRRIIEQRGTIKPNELVENGIYNLIAAGLDYALANNSITAIIGESRMGKTVAAKLWRDHNNHGTSVYVVAPPYGGTKRLLHVIAEAVGVNRSQPTAQLYAAILRAFNKNRILIVDEAHRLLPSDRRSNPTNIEVLRDIHDQTGCALAFIATQRFDDELRKSHYQFEQILGRIGMPIRLPRRLRKQDWLPIVRQYVEPDDELIISLDKIANGLGRLGILVESLKLASRIAAKAKEQLTPTHVHRAIALRAQMMGERMDSKYN, from the coding sequence GCCGCATCGGCCCATAGCCGAATCAATGTGCCGCTCAACATGGAGAACTGGCGGCACCTTCCAGAAGAGGTCCAGCAATCCTTGCTCTGGTTGCACCAACACGCCCTGGACAACAAAATGAGTTGGGATGAACTCACGGAAGCCGTCGGCTACGATCGTTCGACGGTATTCCGATGGCTCAAAGGCACCTACGAAGGTTCATGGCAAAACGCACTGCGCGCGATTAAGGCGTACAGGCGCATCATCGAACAGCGCGGCACAATCAAGCCAAACGAGCTAGTCGAAAACGGAATTTACAACCTAATCGCCGCAGGATTGGACTACGCGCTCGCGAATAACTCGATTACGGCAATCATCGGAGAATCGAGGATGGGGAAAACCGTCGCCGCGAAACTCTGGCGTGATCATAACAATCACGGCACGAGCGTTTATGTCGTCGCGCCTCCTTATGGCGGGACAAAGCGCCTGCTTCACGTGATCGCCGAAGCCGTAGGGGTAAATCGTTCGCAACCAACTGCTCAACTATATGCTGCAATTCTTCGCGCGTTCAACAAGAATAGAATACTCATCGTCGACGAAGCGCATCGCCTCCTGCCGAGCGATCGCCGTTCAAATCCGACCAACATAGAAGTCCTTCGCGATATCCATGATCAAACAGGTTGCGCACTGGCATTCATCGCCACCCAGCGCTTCGACGATGAGCTTCGGAAATCGCACTACCAATTCGAGCAAATTCTGGGGCGCATCGGCATGCCCATTCGCCTTCCTCGCAGACTCCGCAAACAGGACTGGTTACCCATCGTGCGTCAGTACGTCGAGCCGGACGACGAACTCATCATTAGCCTGGATAAAATCGCAAACGGCCTTGGCCGGCTTGGAATACTCGTTGAATCGTTGAAGCTGGCATCGCGAATAGCAGCAAAAGCGAAAGAACAGCTGACGCCTACCCATGTGCATCGCGCAATTGCCCTGCGCGCCCAAATGATGGGCGAGCGTATGGACAGCAAATATAACTAA
- a CDS encoding host-nuclease inhibitor Gam family protein: MKPSRSSLRIKVQAPELTHDDVVRITGEIAAAHHALQLDVDQMNKKIDAIKAAHQVRQSALAEEIKTKTAVLERWAINHREIFGDRRSLDLPRAVIGFRTSTPAVKPVKGMTIGDVIENLLRMPGGNRFVRYPKPELDKQAVLAERDAFSDLFEKVGIQIVQEERFFIEAKAEEVPAHEFN, translated from the coding sequence GTGAAACCGTCTAGGTCATCACTTAGAATTAAGGTTCAGGCGCCTGAACTAACTCATGATGATGTTGTGCGTATAACAGGAGAGATCGCGGCGGCGCACCATGCTCTGCAACTAGATGTTGACCAAATGAACAAGAAGATTGATGCGATAAAAGCCGCACATCAGGTTCGACAGTCCGCCCTTGCTGAAGAAATAAAAACAAAAACGGCAGTATTGGAGCGCTGGGCAATAAACCACCGCGAGATTTTTGGTGACCGTCGCTCTTTGGATCTTCCTCGAGCCGTCATCGGATTTCGCACCAGCACGCCCGCCGTCAAGCCCGTTAAGGGAATGACAATTGGCGATGTAATTGAGAACCTGTTGCGCATGCCCGGCGGCAATCGTTTTGTTAGGTATCCTAAGCCTGAACTAGATAAGCAGGCAGTATTGGCAGAACGCGATGCCTTCTCTGATCTATTCGAAAAAGTTGGAATTCAAATAGTGCAAGAGGAGCGCTTCTTTATTGAAGCGAAAGCGGAGGAGGTTCCAGCTCATGAGTTTAACTAG